The following nucleotide sequence is from Acidovorax radicis.
TGGGGTTCACGGGCTCTGGCCTGGTGGCGATCGTGTTGGCCGTGGCGGGCGCAGCGCTGGTGTTTCGCTTTTCCTGGGGGCACGTGGCTGAAGTGGTGGGCGGGCGCATTGATGCGCTGGTGCAATCACGCCTGGCCAGGCGCGAGGTGGCCAAGGACGTGGCCGTGGGTCGCAAGGCCGCACGCGAGCGCGCGGTGGTGGTTCTGGAAGAACGCACCGAGAGCGAAGAACACCATCCGCAACCGGTGCAGATCATTGAGCCGGTGCTGGTGGACGTGCCGCAGAGCACCCGCGTGGTGAAGGAGCGCCAGAAGCCCCTGTTCACCGAGATGCCGGACAGCAAGCTGCCGCTGGTGGACCTGCTCGACGGCCCGCTGCAGCGCCAGGAAACGGTGGCGCCCGAGACGCTGGAGATGACCAGCCGCCTTATCGAGAAAAAACTCAAGGACTTTGGCGTGGAAGTGCGCGTGGTGGCCGCCATGCCTGGCCCGGTGATCACACGCTATGAGATCGAGCCTGCCACGGGCGTGAAGGGCTCGCAGATCGTGGGCTTGGCCAAGGACTTGGCACGATCGCTGAGCCTAGTGTCCATCCGCGTGGTGGAAACCATTCCGGGCAAGAACTTCATGGCATTGGAGCTGCCCAATGCCAAGCGACAGACCATCAAGCTATCTGAAATTCTGGGCTCGCAGGTCTACCACGAGGCCAAGAGCATGCTCACCATGGGCCTGGGCAAGGACATCGTGGGCAATGCCGTGGTGGCTGACCTTGCCAAGATGCCGCATGTGCTGGTGGCCGGCACCACGGGCTCGGGCAAGTCGGTGGGGATCAACGCGATGATCCTCTCGCTCTTGTACAAGGCCGAGGCGCGCGACGTGCGCCTGTTGATGATCGACCCCAAGATGCTGGAAATGTCGGTCTACGAGGGCATTCCGCACCTGCTGGCGCCCGTGGTCACCGACATGAAGCAGGCCGCCAATGGCCTGAACTGGTGCGTGGCCGAGATGGAGCGCCGCTACAAACTCATGTCCAAGCTGGGCGTGCGCAACCTGGCGGGCTACAACGTCAAGATCGACGAAGCCAAGGCCCGTGAGGAGTTCATCTACAACCCCTTCAGTCTCACGCCCGAAGAGCCCGAGCCGCTGCAGCGCCTGCCGCACATCGTGGTCATCATCGACGAGCTGGCCGACCTGATGATGGTGGTGGGCAAGAAGATCGAAGAGCTGATTGCCCGCCTGGCGCAAAAGGCGCGTGCTGCCGGCATCCACCTGATCCTGGCCACCCAGCGCCCCAGCGTGGATGTGATCACCGGCCTGATCAAGGCCAACATTCCCACCCGCATTGCGTTCTCGGTGGGCTCCAAGATCGACAGCCGCACCATCCTTGACCAGATGGGCGCCGAAGCCCTGCTGGGCATGGGCGACATGCTCTACATGGCCAGCGGCACGGGCCTCCCCATACGCGTGCATGGCGCCTTCGTGTCGGACGAAGAAGTACACCGTGTCGTCAGTTACCTCAAGCAACAAGGGGAGCCGGACTACATAGAAGGCGTGCTCGAGGGTGGAACTGTGGATGGTGACAGTGATCTGTCAGGGGAGGGCGGCGGCGACGGGGGCGAAAAGGACCCGATGTACGACCAGGCCGTCGAAGTGGTGCTCAAGGACCGCAAGGCCAGCATCTCGTACGTGCAGCGCAAGCTGCGCATTGGCTACAACCGGTCGGCGCGTTTGCTGGAAGACATGGAAAAGGCCGGTTTGGTGAGTGGCCTCACCACCAGTGGCCAGCGCGAAGTGCTGGTGCCCGCACGCAACGAATGAGCGCATGCGGCCCCGCCGCCAGCACGCCCCTATTCACAGGAGAAATGTCGTTGAAAAAAATAGCCACTGCAATATTGATAGCTGCTTGCGCAGGCGCAGCAAGCGCTGACGGCCTAAAAAGCCTTGAGTCTTTCATGAAAGGCACACAGGCAGGTCGCGCAGACTTCACGCAGACAGTGACGGCCCCGCCCAAGGACGGCCAGGCCGCGCGCACCAAAACATCCACAGGCAGCTTTGAGTTCCAGCGGCCCGGGCGCTTCAAGTTTGTCTACAAAAAACCATTCGAGCAGACCATCGTCGCGGATGGGCAATGGCTGTGGCTGTATGACGTGGATCTGAACCAGGTGACGCAGCGTTCGCAGTCCCAGGCCTTGGGTTCCACGCCTGCAGCGCTGCTGGCCTCCGCTCCTGACCTGTCGGCATTGAAGGCCGAGTTCACGCTTGCAGCCGCCCCGGACCAGGATGGTTTGCAGTGGGTGCTGGCCACCCCCAAGGCCCGCGACGGGCAGCTCAAAAGTGTGCGTGTCGGCTTCGCGGGGGACCAGTTGGCCGCCCTCGATATTCTCGACAGCTTTGGCCAGCACTCGCTGATCCGGTTCAATGGCATGCAGACGAATGCCGCCTTGCCGGCGAGCACCTTCCAGTTCAAGCCGCCCGCCGGGGCGGACGTGGTCAAACAATAGGGAAATAGGGAAATAGGGAAATAGGGAAATAGGGAAATAGGGAAATAGGGAAATAGGGAAATAGGGAAATAGGGAAATAGGGAGCCAGAGGGCCGTCGTCATACGCAGCGCCCGGGGCTGTTGATACGCTGCCGTGGCAGACCCTTGCCAGTTTGCGGCGACATGGCCTAGTGCACGTGGCCGGTTTTAGGCAGCGCTCGCCAGCACTTTCGCAATACGCGCCCTGAGCAGGGGCAGCTGTTCTGCCTCAAACCAGGGATTGCGGCGCAGCCACAGCTGGTTGCGCGGGCTTGGATGGGGCAACACCACCACTGCGCCACCTTCTGGTGTGCCGTTGTGCATGACATCGGCCAATGTGCCCTTTGCGCCCGGCACGTGATAGGGCAGGGCATGGCGGCCCAGCACCAGGGTGAGTTCTATGTGGGGCAGCCGGGCAAGCAAAGCATCGCGCCATGTCGGCGCACATTCGGGGCGGGGAGGCAGGTCGCCCGCCCTGCCGGTGCCGGGGTAACAAAAGCCCATGGGCAAGATGGCGACTTGCTGCGGGTCGTAAAAATGTTCGCGGGACAAGCCCAGCCACGCGCGCAGCCGTTCGCCGCTGACGTCATCAAACGGTATGCCGCTGGCGTGCACCTTGCGGCCCGGTGCCTGACCGGCGATGAGGATGCGGGCTGCTGAGTGTGCCTGCAGCACCGGCCGTGGCCCCAGCGGCAGGCCGGAGGCACACAGTGTGCAGGCGCGCACCCGGGCAAGCAGGGCATTCAGAGACTCAGGCACTTGGGGCCGCTCAGGTGCGCCGGTGCCGGTTCTGTTCATGCCATCTTGGCGCCGGCTTCGTCGAGCAGTTCGCGCAGGATCGAGCGGTGGCAGCGCGAGGCGTCCTCGCAGTAGCACCCTACCGAAAAATTCGTGTGTTGTGACAGTTGAGCCAACAAGGCCAGCGTGTGGCGGTTTTCCGGCGTTGCCATTTCGGCGCGGTATTTTTTCGCAAACGCTTTCCATTCGGCGGGGGTGCCCGCGCCCAGGGCCTGTTGGACGGCCTCTGCGCTGGGGGCCAGGTTGGGGTACCACACGTCGTACCAGTTCTGGCGGGCAAACTCTTCACGGGGCACACCGCGCGGCGGGTGGCGCACTGTGCCGATGCGCACGCCTTCGTCTTCGGTGCGTGCGCTACCCAGTTGAACAACGCGTACCGGCATGGTGTGTCTCCTATCCGCCAATGGGCCCAATAACCTGATTCAACCTGATTCTGATTCAAGGTGCATTGTCGCGCGATCTCTCACCGCGGGACCCACGGACCGTGCCGCGCTGGCAGCGAAAGAGAACAATCGGGTTACCCTTGGCGCATGCCGTCCACTTAGTGCTCACCGCGCGGGGTGTCTGGCGTGTGCTGCCCTCCGACCGTGGTGGCTTGCGGATTTTTGATGACAACGTCGACTCATATTTTTTCTTCCCACCAGCCACTGGCCGAGCGCCTGCGCCCGCGCACCTTGGGTGAGGTGATTGGCCAGCAACACGTGCTGGGCCCAGGCATGCCCCTGCGGCTGGCGTTCGAATCGGGCCGCCCGCACAGCTGCATCCTCTGGGGGCCGCCTGGCGTGGGTAAAACCACCATAGCGCGACTCATGGCCGATGCGTTTGATGCGCAGTTCATCAGCATCAGCGCCGTGCTGGGCGGGGTCAAGGACATCCGCGAGGCCGTCGAGCGCGCCGAGGCGGCGCGCGACGGCCTCATGCAGCAGCGCACCATCGTGTTCGTCGATGAAGTGCACCGCTTCAACAAGAGCCAGCAAGATGCGTTTTTGCCGCATGTCGAAAGCGGGCTGTTCACCTTCATTGGCGCCACCACCGAGAACCCGTCCTTCGAAGTCAACTCCGCGTTGCTCTCGCGTGCCGCCGTGTATGTGCTGCAACCGCTGTCTGAACAGGATTTGAAGCAAATTGTGGCGCTAGCGCAGGCGGAACAAGCGCTTCCAGCTATTGAATCTATAGCTATTGACCGGCTCGCGGCTTATGCCGACGGGGATGCTCGCCGCCTGCTCAACACGCTCGAAACCCTGGGCATGGCGGCCACGCAGGAGAAGCTCTCCGAGATCACCGATGCCTGGCTGCTCAAGGTGCTGGGCGAACGCATGCGCCGCTACGACAAGGGTGGCGAGCAGTTCTACGACACCATCAGCGCGCTGCATAAATCCGTGCGAGGCTCGGACCCGGATGCCGCGCTGTATTGGCTGGTGCGCATGCTCGATGGGGGGGCCGATCCCCGGTACATGGCGCGGCGCCTGGTGCGCATGGCTGCCGAGGATGTGGGGCTGGCTGATCCCCGAGCGCTGCGTCTGGCGCTCGATGCCAGTGAGGTCTACGAACGCCTGGGCAGCCCTGAGGGCGAGCTGGCACTGGCCGAGTGCGTGGTCTACCTGGCCGTGGCGCCCAAGTCCAACGCGGTCTACAAGGCATACAACGCGGCCCGCGCCTGGGTCAAGCAAGACGGCACGCGCCCGGTGCCGATGCACCTGCGCAATGCGCCGACCCGGTTGATGAAAGAGCTCGATTACGGAAAAGGCTACCGTTACGCCCACGACGAAGAAGGCGGGTTTGCGGCCGGCGAGAACTACCTGCCCGAAGGCATGCCCGAGCCGGGTTTTTACCAACCGGTTGAGCGGGGGCTGGAAATCAAGATTGCACACAAGTTGCGTGAGCTCAAGCTGCGCAATAGCGCAGCCTCTGCGGGCGGAACTCCCGCCGAAGATGTCTGATCGGCGCTGGCGCGCGGGGACGTTGTGGCGGCTTCGAGTGTGTTTTAGGTCGGTTTATGCCGATTTCGCATGATGCTGGTAATAAGTTTGCACATCAATTTTCTTGCGCGCATCAATTTTTCTTATGAATTGCGTGGCACGCTGATGTGGCCCAAACCCGAGGGAAAACCCCGCCCAGCTTGAGTAGGGGGGGTTGTGACTACTCGCTACAATTCCGTCCACAAACCCGCACAGTTGTATTTCTGGCGGGTTTTTTGCTAGATGGCAGTCGGGCCCACAAGGCTGTACCGATTCCGGTGCCTCTGCGGTGGGCGCGTTACAAACGAAGGACTTCTCTTATGGACATTTTGCTGCAGCAGATCATCAACGGTCTGGTATTGGGCAGCATGTACGCTTTGATAGCCTTGGGCTACACGATGGTGTACGGCATTATTCAACTGATCAATTTTGCCCACGGCGAGGTGCTCATGATTGGCGCCCTGACCAGTTGGAGCTGTATTGGAATGATGCAGGGCGCAATGCCTGGCGCCCCGGGTTGGGTGATTCTTTTGCTCGCCACCATCATTGCCTGCATCGTGGCGGCCGCCCTTAATTTCGTGATCGAAAAAGTCGCTTATCGCCCGCTGCGCAGCAGCCCTCGGCTGGCGCCGCTGATCACCGCCATCGGCATGTCCATCTTGCTGCAGACGCTGGCGATGATCATCTGGAAACCCAACTACAAACCGTATCCCACCTTGCTGCCCAGCGCGCCGTTTGAATTGGGCGGTGCGTACATCACGCCCACGCAGATTCTCATTCTCGGTGTGACGGCGGTGGCCCTGGCCTCCCTGGTCTACTTGGTCAACTACACCAACCTGGGCCGCGCCATGCGCGCCACGGCAGAGAATCCGCGCGTGGCCTCGCTCATGGGGGTCAAGCCCGACATGGTGATCTCGGCCACCTTCATCATCGGCGCCATTTTGGCGGCCATCGCCGGCATCATGTATGCATCCAACTATGGCACGGCGCAGCACACCATGGGCTTCCTGCCCGGTTTGAAGGCCTTCACGGCGGCGGTGTTTGGCGGCATCGGCAATCTGGCCGGCGCGGTGGTCGGCGGCATCTTGCTGGGCCTTATCGAAGCCATCGGTTCGGGCTACATCGGTACGCTCACGGGTGGGTTGCTGGGCAGTAACTACACCGACATTTTTGCGTTCATCGTGCTCATCATCATCCTGACGCTGCGCCCCTCGGGTCTGCTGGGTGAGCGTGTGGCGGATCGCGCCTGAGGAGCATCACCATGAAAAACAACAAAACCACCTGGATCATTGGGGCGGTCGCGCTGCTGGTGCTGCCGCTCATGCTGCAATTTTTCGGTAACGCCTGGGTGCGTATTGCCGATCTGGCGCTGCTCTACGTCATGCTGGCGCTGGGCCTGAACATAGTTGTGGGCTACGCGGGTCTGC
It contains:
- a CDS encoding uracil-DNA glycosylase family protein, with product MNRTGTGAPERPQVPESLNALLARVRACTLCASGLPLGPRPVLQAHSAARILIAGQAPGRKVHASGIPFDDVSGERLRAWLGLSREHFYDPQQVAILPMGFCYPGTGRAGDLPPRPECAPTWRDALLARLPHIELTLVLGRHALPYHVPGAKGTLADVMHNGTPEGGAVVVLPHPSPRNQLWLRRNPWFEAEQLPLLRARIAKVLASAA
- a CDS encoding DNA translocase FtsK — encoded protein: MTYSLNTLNASAAAKSPPRTGAARFGHEIGLVVGLLALVFWLLALVSYSAQDAAWSTSGASDTRMVSNWAGRLGAWLADGSYFALGFSVWWCVAAGICAWLSSLARWMRAGDVAPGASSPAVRRAIFWVGLVVLMCSSTALEWSRLYRFESYLPGQAGGVLGYVVGLASVKWLGFTGSGLVAIVLAVAGAALVFRFSWGHVAEVVGGRIDALVQSRLARREVAKDVAVGRKAARERAVVVLEERTESEEHHPQPVQIIEPVLVDVPQSTRVVKERQKPLFTEMPDSKLPLVDLLDGPLQRQETVAPETLEMTSRLIEKKLKDFGVEVRVVAAMPGPVITRYEIEPATGVKGSQIVGLAKDLARSLSLVSIRVVETIPGKNFMALELPNAKRQTIKLSEILGSQVYHEAKSMLTMGLGKDIVGNAVVADLAKMPHVLVAGTTGSGKSVGINAMILSLLYKAEARDVRLLMIDPKMLEMSVYEGIPHLLAPVVTDMKQAANGLNWCVAEMERRYKLMSKLGVRNLAGYNVKIDEAKAREEFIYNPFSLTPEEPEPLQRLPHIVVIIDELADLMMVVGKKIEELIARLAQKARAAGIHLILATQRPSVDVITGLIKANIPTRIAFSVGSKIDSRTILDQMGAEALLGMGDMLYMASGTGLPIRVHGAFVSDEEVHRVVSYLKQQGEPDYIEGVLEGGTVDGDSDLSGEGGGDGGEKDPMYDQAVEVVLKDRKASISYVQRKLRIGYNRSARLLEDMEKAGLVSGLTTSGQREVLVPARNE
- the lolA gene encoding outer membrane lipoprotein chaperone LolA, producing MKKIATAILIAACAGAASADGLKSLESFMKGTQAGRADFTQTVTAPPKDGQAARTKTSTGSFEFQRPGRFKFVYKKPFEQTIVADGQWLWLYDVDLNQVTQRSQSQALGSTPAALLASAPDLSALKAEFTLAAAPDQDGLQWVLATPKARDGQLKSVRVGFAGDQLAALDILDSFGQHSLIRFNGMQTNAALPASTFQFKPPAGADVVKQ
- a CDS encoding replication-associated recombination protein A, which gives rise to MTTSTHIFSSHQPLAERLRPRTLGEVIGQQHVLGPGMPLRLAFESGRPHSCILWGPPGVGKTTIARLMADAFDAQFISISAVLGGVKDIREAVERAEAARDGLMQQRTIVFVDEVHRFNKSQQDAFLPHVESGLFTFIGATTENPSFEVNSALLSRAAVYVLQPLSEQDLKQIVALAQAEQALPAIESIAIDRLAAYADGDARRLLNTLETLGMAATQEKLSEITDAWLLKVLGERMRRYDKGGEQFYDTISALHKSVRGSDPDAALYWLVRMLDGGADPRYMARRLVRMAAEDVGLADPRALRLALDASEVYERLGSPEGELALAECVVYLAVAPKSNAVYKAYNAARAWVKQDGTRPVPMHLRNAPTRLMKELDYGKGYRYAHDEEGGFAAGENYLPEGMPEPGFYQPVERGLEIKIAHKLRELKLRNSAASAGGTPAEDV
- a CDS encoding branched-chain amino acid ABC transporter permease, with the protein product MDILLQQIINGLVLGSMYALIALGYTMVYGIIQLINFAHGEVLMIGALTSWSCIGMMQGAMPGAPGWVILLLATIIACIVAAALNFVIEKVAYRPLRSSPRLAPLITAIGMSILLQTLAMIIWKPNYKPYPTLLPSAPFELGGAYITPTQILILGVTAVALASLVYLVNYTNLGRAMRATAENPRVASLMGVKPDMVISATFIIGAILAAIAGIMYASNYGTAQHTMGFLPGLKAFTAAVFGGIGNLAGAVVGGILLGLIEAIGSGYIGTLTGGLLGSNYTDIFAFIVLIIILTLRPSGLLGERVADRA
- a CDS encoding DUF488 domain-containing protein: MPVRVVQLGSARTEDEGVRIGTVRHPPRGVPREEFARQNWYDVWYPNLAPSAEAVQQALGAGTPAEWKAFAKKYRAEMATPENRHTLALLAQLSQHTNFSVGCYCEDASRCHRSILRELLDEAGAKMA